AACTCCTCAAGACTTTTCCTTAGCCAAATAGTTTGACAAGCACTAGCTGTTGCAGCAACAAATTCatcttctatacttgacaatgTGACAATTGGTTGCTTCTTTGATGACCACGAAATAGCACCTGTTCCAAACATAAAAGCATAACCCGAAGTGCTCCTCCTATTATCTTGATCTTTTGCATAGTCACTATCAGTAAATCCCAACAAATTGGACTTTTCACCCTTCTTGTAAAATagcccaaagtctctagttccttgcaagtaacAAAGGATTCTCTTGGCAgctaacaaatgcatttgtgtAGGATTCTCCATATATCTACTGATTAAACTCACAGGATACATTATGTCTGGTCTTGTTGCAGTTAAATACATCAAACTGCCCACAATTTGTTTATAGAGTGTGTTGTTAACCTTCCTCCCTCCATGATCTTTGTACAACTTTAAGCCAAACTCAACTAGAGTGTTTATAGGATTACAATCCTTCATCTGAAAcctatccaaaatttctcccatatatttcttttgagaaataaaaatcccaTCATCCGATTGTACCATTTCTATGCCAAGGAAGTAATGCATCATACCAAGATcagacatttcaaactcatccatcatagattttttgaattcttcaaaCATGCCATCACAACTTCCAGTAAATATAagatcatcaacatacaagcaggCAATAAGCATTTTCTCTTTATCTCCAATCTTGACAAAAAGCGTATGCTCATaaggacattttgaaaaaccaacttgaagaaaataagtttcaatacGACTATACCAAGCCCGAGGGGCTTGTTTTAGCCTATAAAGAGCTTTTTTcaatctataaactttatgctcatttccaatcttgacaTAATCAGGGGGTTGCTCAACAAATACCTGTTCCTCCAAGTATCCATGCAAGAATACCGATTTGACATCTAGCTGAAAAATAGGCCAAGAATTCTGTGCCGCCAATGCAACCACCAATCTGATCGTGTCATGTCTCGCAACTGGAGAAAAAACCTCTGTATAGTCGATTCCATATTGCTGCTTGTATCCATTGGCTACCAAACGTGCTTTGTATTTGTcaacttcatcattttctttcagttttgttttaaagaccCACTTTACACCAATGGTTTTTTGTCTATCCAGAAGATCGGATAACTCCCaagtatcatttctttcaatggaattaatttcatcatccatcgcttttcgccattttttttctttgacaacaCTCTCAAAAGTTGTAGGGTCATAGTCTGAAAATAAGgcaaagtgagtaattgaatctccaattccaGTTACCTCATAATCTTCCATCCAAGCATGCTTTCTTCTAACGCGGCGAATAAattgggcttcttcttcattgacttcaGCGCTTGCTGGTGAAATTCCAACAGCCGTAGAAgttgtatttgatgaattttggggcaTATAAGGTGCTGAAATTTGCTCCCGTTCAACATCATTGTCATAAAGAACTTGGGTAGGCTGCTGCCTATTCCAATCCCAAGTGTTCTCTTCATCAAAAACAACATCCTTGCTAGTCATAATCTTCTTTGTTAGtagattgaataatttatatgctttggaTGCTTCACTTACACCAAGAAAGATACATTTTTCAGCCTTgtcatcaagtttcttcattttcacatcTGGGACATGGGCATATGCGATGCATCCAAAGATTCTGAAATGATCTACAGCCGGTCTTCTCCCACTCCAAGCCTCCTCAGGTGTCATATTCTAAACATCGAAAGTTGGACTTCTGTTCAAAACATGAATACTCTAATTTACTGCTTCTAGCCAAAAAGTCTTTGGAACTCTTCCTCTTGCCAATAAACTTCTCACCATGTTGAGAatggttctatttttcctctcaaaaACACCATTCTGTTGTGGTGTATATGCAGCAGTAAGCTCTCTTCGAATGCCATGCTTtgcacaaaaaacttcaaatttttttgagcAATATTCACCATCACGATCTGTTTGAAAAGTCTTAATGGTCTTTCATGTTTCATTTTCAACACGAGCTTTGAAGCTTTTAAATGTGGAGAaagcttttgatttttcctgtaaaaaataaacccaagtttttctggaaaaatcatTAATGAAGGTCATTAAGTATCTTTTACTTCCATTAGAAGATGGATTTATGGGACCGCAAATGTCCGAATGCACCAACTGCAAAACATCATTTGCTctccatgacttttcttttgaaaattgagaatgATGCTGTTTGCTAACAACACATTCTTCGCAAACTTGGGAAGGAACATTGATTTGAGGAAGACCCGTCACCATGTTTTTCTGTTAGAGGGTCTTCAATCCACCAAAACTCAAGTGACCATAGCGAAAGTGCCAAAGCCATGAGGGATCTTTTTTTTCAGCCATCAAACAAGactgaatattttcaatctttaatggaAACAATCTATTTGAATTCATAAGAACAACTGCAATAGCACCTCTAACggaatcataaatttcacaaacACCCCTCTAAATGGTGATTACATAaccattttcttgtaattggcCAGCACTTAATAGGTTACTTTTCAAGTCAGGAACATACAACACATTAGAGATCGTTTCCACAAAACCATTCTTGGTTCTTATCTTAATATcacattttcccatcactttcaCAGTAGAATGATCCCCAAAACTCACGGTggaatgaaaatcttcatttagatgagaaaaagaagacttacttcCACTCATGTGATTACTGCAACCTGTATCCACATACCAAATATTTGACTCGCGCTCCTTTTCATCTTGAACAGCCATCAACAACGTTTCTGCTTcctttttttcaacaaaatttgaactctctgccttttgtttattattagGCAGCCTAGCATAACATTCAGATgcataatgaccaaatttatgaCATCTAAAACACTCTACCTTGGATTTGTTAGGATCCCGTCCTCTACATTTGCCTTGAAATTGGTCATTATTGGCTTTGAAATTCCTGCCAACATCTCTATTTCCTCGTTCTCCCCTtcctctacctctacctctaCCCCTTCCTCTGAAATTAGTGGAATGAGTATTGGTAGAAGCCTTCAACGCTTGCTCCTCTACTATTGAACTTCTGTTCATCTTCTGTTCATGGACCaataaggagctttgcaattcatcaagagagagcgcatctatgtctttcgactcttcaattgagcagacaacataattaaactttGGTGTCAAGGAGCGCAAAATCTTCTCTACAATGGTGACATCGTCCATCTTCTTGCCATGGAATCGCATTTTGTTGTTGATCTCCATTGTTCTGGCACAATAACTAGTGACAGATTCTCCATTTCTCATTGCTAGTGTCTCAAAATCTTTTCTCAAGGCTTGAAGCGGTGCACGCTTCACTCTAATAGAGccttgatatttcttcttcatagaatcccaaatatccttggaagtttctttgcaaagaatagtCTCCAAGATGGGACGATCGATagcctgaaaaaaaaaaattgccttcaGGTCCTTCAACTTTCTAGCTTCCAATTCTGCTTTCTGAGGATCTGTCAAAGCCATGCCCACTGGTAGCTCTTGAATTCCATATTCGACAACCGACCAATACTCCTTTGATcgtaaaaaattctccatcagcaTGCTCCAATGATCATAGTGACCATCAAAGCGTGGAATTGCTGGTTGAACAAAATTGTCGGTGGCCATTGGAAATATTGCTACTGCAATTTTctcacgattttttttttaaactctcaTGTTTCTctcaggctctgataccactgttaaaTTGCTAGAGGGAGGATAGATGAGGCTGAAACTTCATCTTACATACAAAGCaaccaagtcttttacaaaagacaaaatacataacgtaaaacacactataactacccatgttctccataaagcacttgccttactaacacctaaaaactaggataaccaacacACATAACTCCCTAACTCTAAtaactgaaaaaccaaatcagcaacatgTGCAAAAAGAAATAACTATTATATTAACATATTTTACTGTTTGTCACTGGGAACTCCTCCCGGGAAGCTTGGTACATCTTAGAACAGGGGCAAAGACTCACTAGCTTCCATAATCCGgattttaatgatgattccCTACGTCTTTGATTTTTACTTGGTGAAAAATTGAAGTACAGATGAAGGATGCCGACTATAAAATGGGAACGGTTAGTATTTATTGCGAGTTTCCTGTTCAACTATACTTAATGAGCCTTGGTTTTCAGATTTACCTCCTCTGGAATTTGATTGATGGGTTAAGCTAGCTTGTTTTCACCCTACCTCCGCTCTTTCCAGGTTGCTTTGGTTGTTCATGGGAGTCGTATAAAACGCATCGTTCCCGCTGGTGGAACTCCGCTTTATGTGAAAAATTGCGTTGTCATGTAACTTTCGCACATTACCGTTGTTTTGGGTGGCATGTTTCTCTGTCATAATACATGACATGAATGGCATTCATCTATCTTGGTGTTGTATATCGTTCCGTGTTTTGCAGGTATGACTGATTTGAATGTCCACGTTGCTGTGGATAATGAACTGGCTAAAAATTTACACATGAAAGGTGACTTAATTTAAGAAAGCGACGAAACTGCATTGCAAGCTGGATTTCTTGGACAGCCTCAGAGACTTTCTGTGGACAGGTCTGCCTTCAATCTATGAATTATGACTTCCCAATGGGAagattttgtaaatttatcaaGGTATATTGTAATTAATTACCAGTCATCCAAGGGCATTCGATGTTATTCTTACGGTGACCTCTAAACTTTGTTCCCTCACCAAAAGTTGTTGAAAAGAGTGATTGCAACCACTCGCATGAAATATATATTACTTTATAATCTTTGTCAAGCAATGTCTATTCATCTATTAAAGcttctattatttttcatatcaatCTGTCAAAGCTTGTTCCAGTTGCCAAAAAGCATGAAGTGTTGTTTCATCCGGCACATCCTGCCACTAGGTTCATCATTTGATGCTTGATTTTCCACCTATTGTGTTTTGAAATGCTTTCTGAATTGTTCCAGAAAATTTTGAGAGAATATGACTGCTTTCGATGTGATTATCACACTAGTCTCGATAGATTTGATGCATAACAGTGCCTCGTGCAACTATTTCTGATCTAGATTTCTACAGCGGCAGCCTGATCAGTTTCAAGAGAGAGCCAAACTCAGTCAAAGCAAGCTaatgaaatgaaagagaaataaatgtTCTGACAAGTATCGTCCTAGAATGATGAACCAGCTTCACAAAGCATATTGTTCTGCAGTATGCCCACCTCAATACGCAGCAACTTggtgaaatttcaaaatcttaaTTGTCTATAGTTGTTAATGATTAAGATTCAGCAGGAAATAGAAATGTTCTAAATAAATCTAACAAGGAAACGTGGCCTGCAGAATGTCAGCTATACTCCTTGACCTCAGTTGAAAATTTTGAGAGATATAACATTGCTAGATGGATCCCGAGTAGACGAACAGCCTTTGCTTTTTGAGGCTAGCTAGACCTTCTGTTGTTGAATGACCAAGACCGAAAAACTTCCTATGATATCTGTTGTAGCGAGCAGGTCTCCAATGACCCCAAGCTCAGGGAATTCACTCCATTCGTGAAGTCCCGATGTCTGAGGGGACGCTTCTCTCTGGCGCCGCCCCACTATAATATGGTCATACTTGTTCCCCATAGGTCTTATTATCAGTGCAGTGTTAGGTCCGTCATCCACCATCTCCTCTCTGTACGAAACATTCCTGCTACCAATGCTACCGCTCTTGACATCCTTTAAGACTTCAGAATCATACATCTTTTCCCAGTTGGAAATGCCTTTGTCTGAATGGTGGGTGATGTGGATGACTTCGAGAGTGATGTTTGCACCGCTTGCCATGCGCTTAGCCAGAGTCAATGCCTCCCTGTCGTCATTGCCTCCGAGAAAGATCATGGCCACTCGAAGTGGTGACTGAGCTGACGACACCAGCGAATTGGAGCCTCCTAAGAAACCACGGTCCACTAATATACCCACCGAGCAAGGAGCCCTCTCAAGAACACTGCTGTTCAGCATCCTCAGCTTTTTGTCCTCTGATTCCAGGGACCCATCCTCGGACCATTTACGGTGAAAGGGTAGTACTATGAGGGAGGCGAGCTTGTTAAGTGCCAACATGCATATGTCCTCGTTCATCAACCTTGGCGGGGAGATTGCTGTGTAGACGTTTGCTGATATGGTGCCCCAGTGGTCTTGCTCGTAGTGGCTGAAGGCCGCGATGATGTTCTCGGAGTACGAGTTTTTGATGAGAACCCTCCTCTGCATCCTATGAGAAATAAAGAGAGGAGTGGCTCGGCCGACCAGCTCGATGAGGTGGAGGCCATAGAGGGCGATGGGTCGTTCTTTGGTGGGACAAGTGGCATCTAATAAGTTGAGGATCGCTGCAACATTATCAGGTCGATGAATGGTGGCGACAATTCGGAGCTCGGCATTGGGTTTCAGATGCAAGATGTTCCTCTGCTGGTAGCCTGCATATTTCCTGGAAGGGTCATAGAAGTACTTCACGCCATATGGAGTGATGATTGCGATCGCCAAGATGACCACAACCATGAAAGAGTAGATGTCATTGGTCAGAATCTGCAGAGATgcaaagaaatagagaaagaaaagacaattaGTGTAAAGAACCAGCAATGAACTCCTTTGGtgatttttccttgtttttcagTGGATGTCCAAAATGCAGTTTCATTGAGAGAGATTCTGAAAAGATCACACACCAAAAAGAGAAGTTGCTGAAAGAGTCCATGCTCTTCAAATCACAGAATCCAGAGTTCCATAGAAAATTGGATATGAGACGGgacatgaaaatgcattttcactGATATATGGAATACCTTATTGTCTCTGACGAAGCTCACTGCAACCAAGTCGACCACGCCTTTGCTGCTCATTATGAAAGCAAGGGCCAACATGTCTCGTTTAGGTATCTTCAAGACTATTGAAGGAATCATAGAGCCTATGAATTTCGCCACGACTACTATTGCGGTGATTATGCTGCTAACCTGAAGGAAGTCGCTGCTGTATTGGATGTCTGCAAAGTTGGCCTTCATCACCCTCGTAGTAATGAAAAGAGGCAAAAGCACACCCGAAGTGAAGCAATCTAACTTCTCCACTAAGGAGACTCCTAATGGCGGGCCATCAGGAATGGCTAAACCCAGAATAAATGGCGCGAAGAAACTGGGGATCCCCACCAATTGGAATATCACCGTAGAGGCAACAAAGTACAGGATTATGGCATAGACGTACCCATTGTTGACCGGTCTGCCTTCCGGAGTTCGTCTAATGATCCAATTCATTGCTGGCCGAATCACTTTGACAACGAAAACAAGGTACAGGAGGACACCCGCAAATGTTCCTGAAGCTTGCTTAAGCTTTCCATGCCCAACTCCACCAATGGCCAAGGTGGTAATGACTTGCAGAAACATGCTGAGTACATCACTGATCAGTGCAGAAGACAGTCCTAGCCGGCCGAGTTCCGAGTTCAAGATTTTGAGGTCATCGAGAAGGCAAGAAACGATGGGAAATGGTGTTATAGACTGCAAGGCGACAAAATTAACTAGAGCAAATTTATGCTCTCGAGGAAGCCGCCTCGAAGCACTGAAATTTACCACACCTGATAGTCCGAACACCAATGGCGTCAACAATGATGCTATGCCAGTGTACAGACCATTTTTTCCTGTCAGCAGAACCATGTTGACGTCCATCTTCACGCCCGTTAAGAGAATAAAAACTAGGTAACCGAAATGAGTAATGGTATCAACCAATTCCTGGCTCTCAATAGTGAAGAGAATCCTCACATCTTTCCCACTGAGGTGGACAAACATATTGGGGCCGAGGATTATACCAGCCTGGTTCacaaaaacaagatgaagaaaTCCCGCACCCTCATCAGCCGCTTATTCATttcagggaaagaaaaagattctGCTTAATTTATGAAACAGAATAAATAAGTGGAAAAAGCATTGCATCCATCCCTGCCATTGAAGAATACAGTAGATTTCAATGGACTTCCTGGGAGACACTACAGTAAATAGAGAGTCCTGAATGACTTCACATGTCTAACCACATGCGGACTTTTCATCGAGCATCATGTCGAGAAGTCTTTTGAAAACCATAGTTTTGTATAGCTTTGCCATAGCCGGAACCATCAAAACTCGCCAAGGCTCATCTCTGACCATTAGAAAGTACTTTATCTAGACAGTGTTCTTGCCTCTATCTGCTAATCAAGAGCAGAGAAGATAACAAATCATTCTTAATTTGTGAAACTTTTTTTTCCAGACACTACGTGAGAATGAAACCACCCCCCCCTCAACCCAATCAAATAAAACCGAAATTTATCTCCTCCACCACCTGCTCTAATCAAGAAACAAGCTCGTTAACCATTGCATACAAGCAGTAAAAGGACGTCGAAATCTGAACTTACGAGAATCTGCGAGACCAGCTTTGTCATTCCAATCCGCTTAAGCACGAAATGACAAGCTTCAGTGACGAGGAACACCGTAATCAGCTCCAAGTTCAGGCGAGTCAACGAGTAATTCAGAGGATTGCTGACGCGATCGAAAAGGTACCCCCAAATGCCATCTGAATTGACTCTGGGAGGCAAGTATGGACATATGGTGTACGCTAAAGTATCATTACCAAGGTCTGTAGAGGTAGTTTTAGAACCCATCTCATCAACCCGcgaaaaaaccaaaacaagagTCTTCTTTCCTCCCTTAAGCTTTCTGGGTCATGACAATGAAGAACGTTCAGCTTTTCTATTCTGCAAAAGTCTGCAGTTTGCATGGCGATACCGAATACCCAGTTATGACTTTCCATTCAAAGTTTCTATCTTGGGTTGAGAACATGGATGAGGTGCTAAAACTGAAAGACGGTGAATTACGGGTAGCTGCGAATGAATTTTGGTGGATGTCAATAAATTCCGTTACCAATTGTCGAGTTTTTACTGGAAATGGACGTTAGGACTTCGTTTCAACTAGGTTTCTAAATTTTCGGCCCAAGAACAAACTAGGTTTCTAGATCTTTTCGGTCAACTACTAGGTTCCTAGATGATAATGGCTTTTTGAGACTGTTTGTTGTAAGGACAGGAAAGATCTAGTTGGCTTAACAAAAATCGTTTCTAGGttgacaattttattttccatttatatTCATAAATGCTACTACTTTTCCCCcctatttttagtaatttcgaATATAGCCGCTTTTCTTGAAaccagaaaaataatttcctttttaaaagcCTATGATTTTGCAATTTGCGGTGACAGTAAATAAATGAACTTTGTACTTGAAACCATCTCGAGAAGGGTAAATAATACATAATGTTTTCAAATTGTTCTAGTTATTAGCATTGCAATTTTTATGACGCTAATGAAAAGAATATGCAAATCAGAGTACACCAGAATTTTCAATCTGTTTATTTAGTAAAGTAGCttcttttgtgattttatttttgttcgagTAACGTTGTAGTGGATAGAGAACTTAGGAATTCAATTAATACATCGGTTTGTTACAATGAACACGTACAATGATAAAATGTCAACGGACCAATTTACATATGATTAGCAGATGTACAAATGCGTTATGTAGATGCAAAAAAATTCACGTTTGAAAGACTAAGCAAAAATCCCTTTTTAACTTCACcaaaatcaaatatttgaatCATCAGAtatcaaaaggaaatcattgattagaaaattaatttacagaAGGGATCGTATCAatacattgaattttttttttaaatatgattttttttaatggaaagatTGTTGGAGGATACTCGctagccctctctctctctccagtcccTGTTAATTCACTCTCTGTTCTTCCTCGTGAAGCTGCCGCTACCTCAATTTGACCTCGCCGTGTAATGTCTCCTTCCCCATTTGCCCTCCTCCCTTCCTCTACAGACGCCCATTTCGTGATCTGGGCATCTCCCGCTGCACAATccaacattgcatgttaaagtTCAGCTTTTGAAGCTGTCTGCAATTTGAATTGGATCCATCTCTGTTGGGTTAAGTGAGAAGGCAAACAAAAGATGATCTTGCAGGAGAAAACCAACTGTGGATGAGCTTGCAATGTTTCTGTCATGTCTATATCAGTTATGTCATGCCAATGTGAAGGATTGTTCTCCAAATATCATATGAATAGAATTCAAGTAACTTTTAGCATGGTTGAGGTTAGAGAATATGGATTTGAAAATGCCAATAACGCgcatatataattttctttcattggCTATCCATGCAAAACTGTTGTGGAAGGTGATTCATTTCCCAGCTGAAAGAGATATAATGGTAGTTTTAGCCAAACCATTTATTTGTTACTCTGATTGTGATGGTGAAtgcactttcattttgtttattttttgttcatagcTATGTCTGATCGAACTCTGATCATCATTCTCTATAGTTTTGCTAACCTATGTGCAATATGATCACTATCTGTGCATTTGCAGCGACCATGCGACAGAGACATCATGTTTCCGCTACTGCTGGTGGTGGACAAGTATTGCAGGATTTGAAAGACCCTcctgaagaaaaattagaagaatcATATCTGTTCTTATCGGAAAAGAGAGTGTTTTTGCTATGCTTGGCTGAATGAGTTTGAATTCTTTTCTTGTACAGACATATTTCGACCTGGATGAGCACTGGCAAGCTCTGGAAGTTGTACATTGTCTTGCATTTGGGTAAGTTAGCCTCCGTTAATTCTATAGCTACATCTTTCATACATATTTTTTGTTGCTAGAGTTACTCAGGATGTACATTTCAAAGTTCTTTATATAAATGATCAAGAACAGGTACTGCTAGAACCTTTTAAAGAAGAGCAACTTCCAAAGCTTGCCAGTGATATTTGCTCTTCTTTACAAGGTTCTAGCAGTACTTTTTCTTGATAAACCTCAGTTCATGGTAAATCCTGGAAACTAGAACTTTTTCCATCATAAGTTTGATGGATAACACAAGCGATCAATATTCTTGCTGTCATCTATTTTATGCGAAGCTGCTTTTCTTGCTTTGCAGATGAAGGCTCCAAGGCTGCTCCAGTCAATATTTTCTGCAGTTGGTGATCTCTACTTATATAAAATCTCTCGCCTTATTTTTGGCAATTGCGTCGCTAGATGGGTGGTGTCCATTTGCTATTACGATTTGCAGCATCTATATCATCTCCTTCATACCAAAATTGTTGATTTGTGGAATTTTCAGCTTGAAGTTTAACAATATCGACCTTAACTTTCTGTCAGTTATTTTCTGAGTTGACAAACTGGTTTATGTTCTTCTGCATTACATGGACATTGTCAACTAGTTTGGAAACTGTCCTTACAATCATGGGGCTGTATTACTGGCCGTGTTTGAGAATTTCATCTTGCACTTGATGCCTCATTGACGAGGATATGGGGCTTGGTAGTGGCAGCATTTGCATGTGTAATTCGACCAACAAGTGCCATGCCTTCTAGAGCTTTCTTTGGCCCGTGACAGAATAAGATTCATTTGTTTGGAGGTTCTTCCTGTTGGGTGGGTAATCATGCATCTTTCCTTTCTGGTACGTGTGGCCATTTGATGGCATGCAACTGTTGATGCATTTTACGCGATTGATTTATGCTTCTATTGTACTATATAGGGCGCTGGTGCTTGGACTGGCGACTTTACTTGATCAACCAGTGCATGGCTCATGGGTTTTAGTATTTGTGAACTTtttcatgttcaattttctttctttcggtgGCGACTACTATGGAACACACAAGTGGCACTGGTACTTTACTCAGGGAGTCACAGTGatgctttttacttttttgcatTCTCCTCAGCCAGCGTCATCATGTCCAGAAATTGGAGGTTTTCTGGGCTTATTGCCTGGGTTTTAGTACTTTATTATGTATTTGGCCACAAAGATTTCAGGTACAAGTGATCCCTTTGTATTTGCTTATATGCTACTTTtgaattccttcttttttcttatttattgtcTTTTGTAACCAGATATGTCGACCCGGATTTTTTCTCCCTGTGCTTCTGATAGCTTTGATGTTCTCAGGATTTTCTCTAACTGCAACGTTGGCACGCTACATTTTCTGATGCCAAGACAACAGAAGCTTTGAAACATCCTAATTGCCCTTCAAGAATGCGATGGGCCATCTGCTTCTTGCTTGCAACTAATATCCCTTATACATGAGCTTAGTTCATCAGGTACTCCAGATTTAATCTGCCTTTGATTAAAAAACTGGGATGCTTCTGCTTTCATATGAcattttctttatccttttaCCTTGAATACATTGGAATGCCAGCATGGCTCTGACAACTAGGGCCTTTTTCGTAATTCATTGATAAATGTaggttgaaaattttcttgttgAATTTCTGAGTACTTTGGTTTTCTGGATTGAGAGGATCTGAGGATGTGATGACCTTTCTTTCAAGAGAAGCTGCAAAAGATAAAGTGAAGAGTATCCTTTTCCTTATGCCCTGCCATGCCGCACCTTAATATTCAACCCTTTATCGGGACCTGCCCATGTGTTTCTTGAACTGCTTACCAAGGTAATCTTTGATTGATTCCTGTATAAAATCGATCTGTCTGTCTAAGGTCTAAGTCATGGATTTGCatttgattttgtccaacagTGAAGAGAGGCGTGTTCCAGATGAGTCAGACCATTTTATAATGGATCCTGTGGGGATTACTGAAGAGCTTGCAAATAATTGGCTGCTACTGAGTCACATAGTGTCATTTGAATCAGAAGAAAGAGCATTAAGGGAATTTTTTGCTGTTGCTTTCTTTCAAAGAGGTGGATACTAACTTCAACTTCAGCACCCACTGTCTTAATCCCagtgcattttcttttggtttatCTTTCTTCCTAATAACACAAGCTATCAATGATTGCAGGTCAAGAGATTCTTCCATTGCTCACTTCAAGGTGGATCGTGACCTCCAATCATCAGTGGTTGTCTATTGAAGTGTCGGGCTTGAATCTTGCCAGGGAAAAAGAATTTCTTTGACAGAGATTTCTAATGATGTTATATCTTAGCTGTTGGCTTTATCATGAATAGTTAGCCTTTCAAGAGAACAAGAGGCAATCTAATACACTGAACTTGCAGGACTcaatatcataaaaatgatgCAGATGAGATGATTTGTATCAAGTTTGCTGTAATTTTGGGAGGTCTTTAAGGCCATAAACTCACGGTCTGTATCATTATACAGTCTGCTATTCTCCAAAACAAATGTCTTGATATCGACCTTGTGGCATCCCAGTCTCATGATTTATACAGttcttacttttctt
This genomic stretch from Eucalyptus grandis isolate ANBG69807.140 chromosome 3, ASM1654582v1, whole genome shotgun sequence harbors:
- the LOC104438762 gene encoding cation/H(+) antiporter 4: MGSKTTSTDLGNDTLAYTICPYLPPRVNSDGIWGYLFDRVSNPLNYSLTRLNLELITVFLVTEACHFVLKRIGMTKLVSQILAGIILGPNMFVHLSGKDVRILFTIESQELVDTITHFGYLVFILLTGVKMDVNMVLLTGKNGLYTGIASLLTPLVFGLSGVVNFSASRRLPREHKFALVNFVALQSITPFPIVSCLLDDLKILNSELGRLGLSSALISDVLSMFLQVITTLAIGGVGHGKLKQASGTFAGVLLYLVFVVKVIRPAMNWIIRRTPEGRPVNNGYVYAIILYFVASTVIFQLVGIPSFFAPFILGLAIPDGPPLGVSLVEKLDCFTSGVLLPLFITTRVMKANFADIQYSSDFLQVSSIITAIVVVAKFIGSMIPSIVLKIPKRDMLALAFIMSSKGVVDLVAVSFVRDNKILTNDIYSFMVVVILAIAIITPYGVKYFYDPSRKYAGYQQRNILHLKPNAELRIVATIHRPDNVAAILNLLDATCPTKERPIALYGLHLIELVGRATPLFISHRMQRRVLIKNSYSENIIAAFSHYEQDHWGTISANVYTAISPPRLMNEDICMLALNKLASLIVLPFHRKWSEDGSLESEDKKLRMLNSSVLERAPCSVGILVDRGFLGGSNSLVSSAQSPLRVAMIFLGGNDDREALTLAKRMASGANITLEVIHITHHSDKGISNWEKMYDSEVLKDVKSGSIGSRNVSYREEMVDDGPNTALIIRPMGNKYDHIIVGRRQREASPQTSGLHEWSEFPELGVIGDLLATTDIIGSFSVLVIQQQKV